In the genome of Caenorhabditis elegans chromosome IV, the window GAGAGTGACACTTTTTGTCaggtaaattttatttgtaaagttgattttttttcttgtttggaggaaaaaaatactgtttcaaaaagacGTATTGAGTTTTAGgaataactaattttttgattgtctTTTGTAGATCACGTCCATAAAGCTTGAAATAACTGTTTCtatatcagaaaaattgttcaaattaccggaataaaattgcaattttgcaattttcatctCTGTTGCATCAGCCAAAAATAAATCAGGAAACTTTGATTTGATCTCTCTGATTTCAAGGTTATCTCAAGCTTAAGAGTTTTAAATCGATTTGCACGATATATGATTGtatagtaaaaattaaaaattattatttaattgaaaaaattatcggtttcaaaatattgatatCCACTCGTAGTTTTAGCATTTAGAGATCGATCAATCATAAcattttccagtaaaattaatattttcaggtgatCAGCCGAGTTGATGTGCCACATATTGGTGATGAAGTCCATCATACTGGATGGAATGCGTGCTCTTCTTGTCATGACAAACCAACTGAGAAGAGGTtagttaaaatatttattgttttagGATGATACTATTACTCTATTAGTACAGGTGGCAAAATTAAATCAACTGTTCGAAACATcaagttttgtttaaaaatttttttaattaaattttcatttttgaagtgtggttttccgactttttttttttaaaaagtggtcacaataacatgtttttttttattcttcaaacAAAATCATCATATATTTGATAAATCTATAGATTCTCCcttgtttgtttttctgatttttagattttctcaagaaaaaactgataaacctaaatttttccaCGACCCTTGATACGGATGCAAAAGCTTTGTAATAAAATCAGATCAGAGCGACATTCACGAGAAgatcatttttataaatttagtTAGACTTGAACCAATttcttgaaacagttttttaattcgaatttaCAAACTTCACATTTCAGTCAACTGAAagatcaataaatttttagatcgGAGAACTTTCATTAACAAACCAAAACAGTAGaataatttctaaataatttcagatcccATTTGATCGTTCCTTGCCTGAACTCTGACCGTATCTACATTATCAACGTAGAAAATGAGCGTAAAATCTATCTTGAACATACAATTGAACCATCAAAACTTCATTCTCTAAACCTTTCATTTCCACATACTTCACATTGTCTTGCCGATGGAAATATTATGATTAGTACTTTGGGAGAAGCTAATGGAACTCCATCTGGTAACTTTTTGTTGTTGGATGGAAAGACATTTGAGCCGAAAGGAACATGGCCAGCTGACGAGAAGACTGTTCCGTTTAACTATGATTTCTGGTACCAGCCAAGGAGAAATGTGATGATTTCTACGGAATGGGGATCACCGAATCATATTAAAAAGGGATTTAATCCAGgtgggaaaactgaaaatacttttaaaaaatcactgtttcaacACCTCTTGTttcattttaccaaaaattaaaattattcctTGCGGCATGAGCCATCAGCATcactaaaaaccaaaaagttacaaatttttttaaaacatgaaattttccAGCTCACGTCGGAGAGGGTCTCTACGGAAACAGTGTTCATATTTTCGAATGGGACTCTAAGAAATATCTTCAAACAATTGATCTACCACAGCCACTTGGAGCACTTCCACTTGAAGTTCGATTCCTCCATGAGCCAACCAGTGAGCACGCTTTTGTGGGATGTGCTCTTGGATcaggaatttttagaattcatcCTGTTGAGGAGGTGAGTAATATTcaatagaattttcagaaaaattgaaatgtttcaataagttATTATTTGTTTAGAAACTGAGATTAATATGTTAAAACCGTAGAATAGAATCAAGattaaaattattgtaaaactaatttgccgagctcggaaaattttgagaactgcCGCACATCCTTGATTGGGAGGTAGCAAAGTTTCCAAAACTGTTGCTTCTTCCAGAGTACTCAAATTTTATTCCATGAAAACTCTTCAGTAGagtgtttgatttttcaaaagtttcagtcAATTGAAAATGGTTAAACAGTTTTGGAGATCAATGCCGTGATTTTacgaaaacattgaaacattcaaaaaacttttcagtttcaatttgTCCTCATAACACACTCTGTTGTTTTTAGTTTAGTTCTGTTGGTATTCCTGTCATCTATTGAAATAGATCCGGTTTTTAGAATTCATCCTGTTGAGGAGGTGAGTAATATTgaaaagaatttttagaaaacttttagaaaactgtTTCAATAGGTTATCATATTGTATCTTATTGGAAGTTTATTTCATTTGCTAATCCAAAAAAACGTATGAAATCAAATATAAATGATCTTCGTAGGGGGAGTTGACAATTTATCAATAGTACTGATATTTTCGTTGTCAGTAATTGAATAGCAGTGTTGTAAGCTGATGTGTAACTTTCTGGGATCACCGAAACATTGCATTAGaaactttcaagtttaaaaataaataaattgtttcaatacGTTGTTATCAAAACTTCCGTTCtattcaattgattttttttcattcccgAAGTTTTCTGAGCAAGTTCTTTGGCAAAATGACTAactttcgagaaaaatgtggacattttgagaaaatcagaGCGCTTTCGTACATTTCAAATCCTTTAATGCTTTGGCATACATGATTAGGgcataatttgaatttgaaattcagagAAAGTTGTGTAGACCAAACtgctatttttcttttttttcatttggaagAACCaatattaattcaaaatagtttcagtATTTATAGACTACTTGAAacatataataatttttaaaaaatatctttgagtgtttttaataatttatttttaaatcagtttATAGATTCATTAAACGTTTAACAATGATGCAAATActaaaaacgtatttttccgagttttttaaaattaggttagtgaaacagtagatttttgatgaacctttttttaaaaagcagcATGCATTTAGTTTtgacaaaaagttcaaatcgattttttctgcgTGACTGTGAATCAAGAAAACTCGGTCAattaaagaaagaaaaaatatttttttttcgacactaaaaaataattttaaagcgCGGACATTATAGTCTCAGTGAAACTTTATTCAAACCAAAACGTTTAATCAGctaattgaaacattaaaaattttatgattttgttagtttttctAGCAATGTCAATgcaatcaaataattttcaagtaagATGTTTAATGAGTTATAgacttttttattaaatttttgaaaaaaaaaccgatttcaGATTTAAGTAAAATTATCTCTGCTTCTGCTGCATTGCTGCGAAACAAAAATTCCTTTCTGTGCAAAGTATAGTCTCACTGGAAATCAAGTTCGAGTGACAATTAGAAATCTCACCGGGTTTTCTAGATCATCTgaaacatataattttaaaaaattgacaccTTGTTCAACTTGAAACATTTAATCAGCCAATCGAAACATTAAATGTCTCATGATTTTTAAAGCTCTTTTAGAACAGTCGATAAGTCACGCCACAgttcaattgaaaacaattttctagcGAGATGTTAAATGAGTTTGttgaaacagtagattttcgtgtaaacttttgaaaacaaaaattacgttttaaataaaattatatccACTTCAGCAGTGTGcccttgaaacaaaaaagctcgatcaaaaaatttattttttgtgaatggccaccaacttttcaggcaaaattacaaaaaaacataaaatttactgtttcaaaaagttaatataATTTTGGCAGCGCATATACCTACACTTATTTCGACAGTTCGCGATAacctctttttgaaaataaagtttttcagaaaagttgcTTCTTTCCTGTTCTCGAGGTGTTCTTTTAACAcactttgtattttttttcttgtaaaatctcaaaattctgATAGTCAGTATGAAAATAGTTGCCAAATGTTTGTTGAATACTACTGAAAACAAATCTTCAGTGATACGTTGAATGagaaacattcaatttttcaaataattccaGAACTCAACAACCCATGCAGCTACTCTCGTTGCCTTCATTCCTTCTAAAAAAGTAAGTGGATGGGCTCTTCCAGAAATGCCAGCTCTTATAACTGATATCCTTATCTCAATGGATGATCGTTTCCTGTATGTCTCGTGTTGGCTTCATGGAGATATTCGTCAATATGACATTTCTGATCCATTGAAGGTGAAATTGAATTCTCAAGTTTATATTGGAGGAAGTGTACATACGGAATCAAATGTAAAAGTTCTAGAAGGTGAAAAACCAATTGAAGCACTTTATGTGAAGGGACGGAAAATTGAAGGAGGTCCACAGATGTTACAGTTGTCATTGGATGGAAAGAGACTTTATGTTACAACTTCTTTATACAAGAAATGGGATGATCAATTCTATCCAGAACATGTCAAGTGAGTGCtacttatgaaaaaatttagaattatttctgagaaaaaagttaccgTTTCATAAATGTAGTATATTTTGAGCAAACTATTTCCGCTCACTTGTGGGGCTATTCGCGAAATgtaattcttttttattcattttattcattGAACCTTTGTCCTTACGAAACAAATTATCTCGAATTTTGTAGTTTACACTAAAAATACGCTCATGGTGAAAttattgtttagaaaaaaaatcaccgtttcaaaaatctttcatATTTGCAGCGATTCTCTCTCACTTGCTGAGTTGATTTTATCACGaattcatgtttttctttgtttttctagtctaaataatttttaaaaaaaagaacaactatgagaaatcgataaaacagTTCAATAGCTGCAGCaccgaaagtttgaaattacactactctttaaaggcgcacacacgttttccgttgaaaaaatAGTCACGTCGAGACTTGGTAATGTTTCTTTTCGTCCGCTTAATAATTcatgataatttcaaaaaaaaaacaccaaattcGTCCTACtttctcaatggagcgcgtttgcaaccctgtcatttttcagatctggCGCCACAATGGTTCAAGTCAACATTGATccagaatctggaaaaatggaaataaatcGAGACTTTTTGAtcgattttggaaaaattgaaggagGTCCCTATTTGGCTCACGAGATGCGTTATCCCGGTGGAGATTGTACATCGGATATTTGGatttaatttggttttttttaaaatgttttgcataaaaaattAGCTTGTACATATTCATCACAATtcattcagattttcaaaaaaaaattgaaaggatTTTTCAACTCATGATGCAACTAGAAAAACGGGGGAAACCAGGcgaataaatattgaaaaaagggGATTTTTGTAATGTGAACGAAGCAATCATCATATATGGTACAAAGAATGTGGCGAGTTGAAATCACGGGAATTTAGTagaattgcacaaaaaaattatggattaGAAAGTAGGAAGAAAATATATGAACATCCGGAATTCTCCTCAATAAAAACTGGCTCCTTTTATCGAttgtctttttcatttttgattttttgttcagttcaTTATATGAATAGACAGTAGTGGAAAACTAACAAAGTTCCTGCAAACTAAACCCGTCTGAgccaaaattaattgttttcaaaacagttttgTCACCTTTCCAAATAatccttt includes:
- the semo-1 gene encoding Methanethiol oxidase (Partially confirmed by transcript evidence), with translation MPALITDILISMDDRFLYVSCWLHGDIRQYDISDPLKVKLNSQVYIGGSVHTESNVKVLEGEKPIEALYVKGRKIEGGPQMLQLSLDGKRLYVTTSLYKKWDDQFYPEHVKSGATMVQVNIDPESGKMEINRDFLIDFGKIEGGPYLAHEMRYPGGDCTSDIWI
- the semo-1 gene encoding Methanethiol oxidase (Partially confirmed by transcript evidence) → MSPNCGLKCHGGPGYASPADAIKGPREEVLFVTAPNAADGPDAIFTVDVNPESDTFCQVISRVDVPHIGDEVHHTGWNACSSCHDKPTEKRSHLIVPCLNSDRIYIINVENERKIYLEHTIEPSKLHSLNLSFPHTSHCLADGNIMISTLGEANGTPSGNFLLLDGKTFEPKGTWPADEKTVPFNYDFWYQPRRNVMISTEWGSPNHIKKGFNPAHVGEGLYGNSVHIFEWDSKKYLQTIDLPQPLGALPLEVRFLHEPTSEHAFVGCALGSGIFRIHPVEENSTTHAATLVAFIPSKKVSGWALPEMPALITDILISMDDRFLYVSCWLHGDIRQYDISDPLKVKLNSQVYIGGSVHTESNVKVLEGEKPIEALYVKGRKIEGGPQMLQLSLDGKRLYVTTSLYKKWDDQFYPEHVKSGATMVQVNIDPESGKMEINRDFLIDFGKIEGGPYLAHEMRYPGGDCTSDIWI